In Gimesia panareensis, the genomic window CCAGGTCCTGAAACAGTTGTTCGAGCGTCCATTGCCGCTGTGGTTTGCGGCGCAGGTCGTGTTGCCAGTTATTGAGAGGATGGGCTGCATAACGGATTCGATATACACGCCCTGCATCCACCTGTTTACCACCTTTGATCGTAGCGCCGTAAGCGTGTCCCCAGCTCAGAATATATAAAGCTCCATCAGGGCCGACTTCAATATCAGTCGGCTCAAATATGCGGCCGGAACTCGCAGGTAGAGACCGTCCTCCCTCAGCGTGAGCAAAGACCGGTGGAAAGTCTCCCTCGCACTTCATCAGTGCTCCTTCCCACCGCGGGCGGAACGCATACACTTCCCGACGCATCCAGTCATTGACGAAGAATACCCCCTGATACTTTTCGGGAAACTGGTTCGCATGATAATGAATCACACCGGCCCCTGATCCTTCAAAGAGTGAAGCACTGGCGGGGACCGTAGGCAGATGCCCTTCCCCTGTCCAGTGAAAACTCCAGGGGTGCCCCCACCCCAGGTGAGCCCCATAGAACGGCGCGAAGATCTTATCTCCCTGCGTCTGGTCATTGTCGGTTCCCAGCCAGTGAAAACCATCATCAAAGGTAATATCCCAGGGATTGCGGAATCCGCGGGATACGATTTCCAGCCCCTGGCCGGATGGCTTTCCATCGCGATAGGGATCGCAGCGTAGAATTCCCCCCTGCTGTCCCCAGTCATCCTGCGGCGTGTGATATTTGCGTCGGTAGGTCTGTTTTGTGAAATATTCAACTGGCGGGTAATCAGGAGCCCCTTCAGGAGAAGGCAGCCCCCAGAGTTCCCGGAACACTTTGGGAGCAAGCTGATCCAGCCTGTTGTAACCTTTCGAGTTCCCTTTCGACATATACAATTTACGATCAGGCCCAAAGTTCAAGCCATGCAGCGAGTGTTCCAGATTCCCCAGACCGGTATAGACGCGAATATACACGTCGGCTTCATCGTCATTATCAGTATCACGAACAACTGTCAGGTCAGGGGAATTGGCTACCCAGAGATCATCACCGTGCCAGGCCAGCCCCTGGATGGAATTAAACCCTTCGGCAAATGTCTTGCGCTGGTCGCTGATCCCGTCTCCGTTTGCATCAATGAGAATATCGACGCGATCACCAGGGGTGTCGGGGGTTGGGCCGCGCCACTGGGGCCCCTGGGCAACACAGATTCGCCCCCAGCTGTCAAATGCCAGCACACAGGGATTGCTGACCAGCGGCTCGCGGGCAACAACATCGACCACAAAACCTTCAGGAACGATTGGTAAATCGTCTTCGGCCTGTAGTAAGGAGTTGACTGACAGCAGCAGGACCAGCAGGATCACTCGTACAATCATTGTTTTCTCCTTTCACTGTTGATTCCCACAAGCATTTTTATTCGGACTTTCATCCGGCTGGAAAAAATGGGACACAGCTAAAGCATTTTCGTTAATCAATCACTCTCACCGATAATCTTCCCAGAGGTCGGCATTTTCATAACTGTCGCGAATCCGCCACTCGCGGAGGATGGCGAGCATTTCTCTCTTCTTTTCAGCATGTTCGGGCGCATCCCAGAGGTTGTCGACCTCCAGAGGATCGGCTGTGAGATCAAACAGCTGTCCCCACGGTTCGTCCAGAAAGTGAACCAGTTTCCAATCCTGGGTGCGCACCATGGTCATAAACTTGCTGGTTGTCAGAATGCCGTCTTTGGCCTGTTCGGCGAAAACAACGTCACGTTCACATGCTGCAGATTCAGTGCCTGATTCAAGTAACGGCAACAGGCTCTGTGCCGCCATCGGTTCCGGGAGGGGGATATCAGCGATATCCATCAATGTGGGACCCAGATCCATCTGCTGAACCAGACCCTCAACCGCACGCGCTGCGCCAAAGCGTTCTGGAGCCCAGATTATCATCGGCACACGGGTAATGACGTCATACATGGTCCATTTCTGGCTGTGTCCATGGTCTGTCAGGCAATCCCCATGATCAGAGGTGAAGATGACAATGGAATTGTCCAGCAGCCCTTTCTCTTCCAGCGCCGTCATAATCTCCCCCACTTTTTCGTCAATCATCGTGACGTTCGCCAGATAATAGGCGCGCTGCCGGTGTCGCTGTTCTTCCGTCGGTTCCAGGAGATGCACAACGGAGTCGTGATCCACCTCGTTGTTATGAATTCGCATCGCCTTTAACGGCTCCGGCTGGTGGGCCAGGTCGCTTTCGAGCACGGGGGCGATGTTGAGCTCTTTTTTCAGGTACGACTCTGTATACCGGGGAATCGGATCATACGGGGGGTGCGGGCCGGGAAAACCGATTTCCAGAAACAGCGGTTCGCTGACGGGGTAGTTGCGGATCCAGTCGACCGCCATGTTCCCCACGAACATGTCGGGATGCATATCCTCATCCAGCAGCCAGTCAAAGGCTCCCAGGCTTTCTTTGTAATCAGGTAACTGGCGGTAGAGTTCCCGTTGCTGTTTCACCAGGCCGCGGGCACGCAATGCTTTATCCCACTCATCATAAAAGTAACGACCTTCCAGGTAGCGATCTTTGTTCTCTACCACGTACCGTTGATCGAAGCCTAGGGGAGTCGTGTAGGGCCAGCTGTGCATCTTGCCGATATTGACAGTCTGGTAACCTCCGTCATGCAGGTTTTCGATCCAGCCATGCTTCCAGGTATCTGCGTTTTTCAGAATCCCCGTCGTATGCGGATAATGACCCGTAAAGAGGGATGCTCTGGCCGGAGCACAGGAAGCGGCTGTGATGAAACAGTTGTTGAATACAATTCCCTCGCGATGCAAACGATCCAGGTGCGGCGTTTCCATGAAATCATAGCCGGCAGCGTGAATCGTATCGAAACGCTGCTGATCGGTAATAATGAGTATGATGTTGGGTCGTTGATCTGTCATTGGAATGCCCTGCGCCCTGCCCTATGAGTGTTATCTGGCATCAGTCGAAGACTTTCATTGTCTCACAACAGTATTATTTATCTACCAGATCGACGCCGACAGACGCAAGTACTGCAGCGGGATTGGACAGGGATGTCACGGAAAAACGTGGGCATGGTACTGTCATCACTGTGAGTTCAGCCCGCCGTTTGCTGGTGAGCACCCCCTCAAAATCAGAGGAAATACACACCGTAATAGACACAGCGGGGGTGGCTGAGTTAGAATAAATGACAGTTTATGCATCGAACGATTTCAGACCCAACCTCAATGCTCAATCCCAGGTAAGAATCCACCTTGATATCACGATTTTTATACCTCATCGTTTTTGCGGCGATCTCGCTGGCTCCCCTGCTCTGTCAGGGAGCTGAGCGTACGCCGGATCCGCAGGCGGACGCTTTCTCTGCCGTCATCCAGCCGGTCTTTCAGCAGAACTGTGTGAAGTGTCACGGCAAGAAAGAACAGGTGGAAGGCGAAGTCAATCTGCTCCGGCTGGAAAATGCCGATCAACTGGTCAGCACTCCGGAAATGTTGAAAGATTTAATCGAAGCGGTCGACTCAGGCTACATGCCCCCTGAGAGTGAAAAACCACTCTCTGAATCGACGCGCAAGCAACTGGTAACCGGTCTGAAAGCGTACCTGAAACAATCGATTGAATCAGCGGGGACCTTGCCGGCCACGCCGATTCGCAGAATGAATCGGTTTCAATACAACAATGCCGTTCAGGATCTGTTCCAGCTGAAAGTGGAAGTCTTTTCACTTCCCGAGCGGATGATGCGGGAGTACGACAATTACTTTCGGCCACAAACGGGAAAAATGCCCCCGGAAGTACGGGTCGGCAGTCGTCCGCTTGGCAAGTCCCAGTTGATCGAAAAGCGACTTGGCGGAGTGGCTGCCTTCCCCCAGGACTTACGTGCCGAGAACGGGTTCGATAACAGAGGGGATCACCTTTCACTTTCCCCATTACTGTTGGAATCGTTTCTGAGACTGAGTCGTTCCATTGTCACCAGTGCAGACTTCAACTCAAAAACCTGCGGTATCTGGAAAGAGTTTTTTGCAACTCCTAAAGATACGACGCCGCAAGAAACACAGGCGATCATTGAAGGTCGCTTAAGGAAATTTCTGACACGCGCCTTTCGACGTCCCGCCAACGATGAACTTGTCAACCGCTATACCGCTTATGTGATGAAACAGATTCAACATCAGAGGTCTTTCACGGAAGGCATGCAGGACGCGGCAGCAGCGGCACTGGCTTCGCCTCAGTTTTTCTATCTGTATGACCAGTCGGCTGACACAGAAATTCTGAATAGTACAGGAATTGATGATTTTGCTCTGGCTTCGCGCCTTTCGTTTTTTCTCTGGGGAAGTATTCCTGACCAGACACTGCTCGACCTGGCTGCAGCCGGAAAACTGCATGAGCCAGACATTTTAACCGAGCAGGTTTCCCGCATGTTGCATGACGATCGTCTCAAGCGATTTTGCGACAGCTTTCCTGTCCAATGGCTGCAACTGGAGCGGATCATCTCATCCACTCCGGATCGTCAACGGTATCCGCAATTCTACTTTTCCAAGTACCGTGCCAGCATGCATATGATGCTGGAGCCGTTACTCCTGTTTGAGACGTTGCTGATTGAAGATCAGTCTGTGCTTAAGTTGATTGATTCCGATTTCAGTTATCGAAGCGAATTGCTGGATGCCTGGTATCGCGATGGTAAGCAGGGCAGAGCAGGATCTCCAGTCACTGTGAACTTTCGGCGCGTGCCTGTCAAAGACCGGCGGCAGGGCGGAGTCATCACCAACGCTGCTGTCATGACGATGACCTCGAATGCAACCCGGACCCAGCCGATCACGCGCGGTGCCTGGATTGCGGGCGTCATTCTGAACGATCCTCCCAAACCTCCGCCTGCGGATGTGCCCCTGCTGGAGGACAAGCCGAAGTCTGGCGAAGAAAACCTGACATTGCGTGAGCGGTTCGCTGCCCATAGAAAACATGCCAGCTGTGCAGGCTGTCACCAGCGGATTGATCCACTAGGGTTTGCGTTGGAAAATTATGATGCAGCAGGCCTCTGGCGTGATAAATACCCCAACGGGCGAACGGTCGACGCCAGTGGCAAGCTGTTAAGCAAACATGAATTCGCCAATATTATCGAGTTCAAAGATGCGTTGCTGGCTGAAAAGGACCGGTTTACCCGTGCCTTTGCAGCGCATTTGCTCTCATTTGCCCTGGGACGCGAAATTGGGGTTGCAGATTCACTGGCATTGGAAAAGATTGTGAATAAAACAGCGGCTGCAGATTACCGGTTTCAGTCGCTCATCAGGGAAATCGTGTTGAGCCCCCCTTTTTTACAGAGTGCAGGTACACAGGGAAACGAGCCCGTCTCTGAACAATCAGACGCGACCTCAAAATAAATTCCTAACTCGTCAGCTTAGAATGGCAGAATGATGATTGAAATCAATCGGCGATCTTTTCTCCGCGGAGCAGCAGGAGCGACATTGGCATTGCCCTGGATGGAAAGTCTCGCACACTCTGAAGTACCTCCGAAACCGGCACAACGCCTGGCGGTCTTTTACGTGCCAATCGGTGTTGTGCGTCGTGGCTTCTTTCCGGGCGAACAGAATGCAGAGATCCCCAAATTCACCAGTAGTCAGAAAGAGATTACGCGGGAAACCGGTCTGGAAGTGGGGATGCGGCCTCTGGAACAACTGACACCCACTCAGCAGCCACTCGAAAAAGCAAAGCAGAAAGTCACACTGATCACCGGCATGGACCGTTTCTACAAGCATGGAAGCGATGTGCATGCGCAATGCGCCTCCTGTTTTTTA contains:
- a CDS encoding DUF1592 domain-containing protein, whose protein sequence is MISRFLYLIVFAAISLAPLLCQGAERTPDPQADAFSAVIQPVFQQNCVKCHGKKEQVEGEVNLLRLENADQLVSTPEMLKDLIEAVDSGYMPPESEKPLSESTRKQLVTGLKAYLKQSIESAGTLPATPIRRMNRFQYNNAVQDLFQLKVEVFSLPERMMREYDNYFRPQTGKMPPEVRVGSRPLGKSQLIEKRLGGVAAFPQDLRAENGFDNRGDHLSLSPLLLESFLRLSRSIVTSADFNSKTCGIWKEFFATPKDTTPQETQAIIEGRLRKFLTRAFRRPANDELVNRYTAYVMKQIQHQRSFTEGMQDAAAAALASPQFFYLYDQSADTEILNSTGIDDFALASRLSFFLWGSIPDQTLLDLAAAGKLHEPDILTEQVSRMLHDDRLKRFCDSFPVQWLQLERIISSTPDRQRYPQFYFSKYRASMHMMLEPLLLFETLLIEDQSVLKLIDSDFSYRSELLDAWYRDGKQGRAGSPVTVNFRRVPVKDRRQGGVITNAAVMTMTSNATRTQPITRGAWIAGVILNDPPKPPPADVPLLEDKPKSGEENLTLRERFAAHRKHASCAGCHQRIDPLGFALENYDAAGLWRDKYPNGRTVDASGKLLSKHEFANIIEFKDALLAEKDRFTRAFAAHLLSFALGREIGVADSLALEKIVNKTAAADYRFQSLIREIVLSPPFLQSAGTQGNEPVSEQSDATSK
- a CDS encoding sulfatase family protein, translating into MTDQRPNIILIITDQQRFDTIHAAGYDFMETPHLDRLHREGIVFNNCFITAASCAPARASLFTGHYPHTTGILKNADTWKHGWIENLHDGGYQTVNIGKMHSWPYTTPLGFDQRYVVENKDRYLEGRYFYDEWDKALRARGLVKQQRELYRQLPDYKESLGAFDWLLDEDMHPDMFVGNMAVDWIRNYPVSEPLFLEIGFPGPHPPYDPIPRYTESYLKKELNIAPVLESDLAHQPEPLKAMRIHNNEVDHDSVVHLLEPTEEQRHRQRAYYLANVTMIDEKVGEIMTALEEKGLLDNSIVIFTSDHGDCLTDHGHSQKWTMYDVITRVPMIIWAPERFGAARAVEGLVQQMDLGPTLMDIADIPLPEPMAAQSLLPLLESGTESAACERDVVFAEQAKDGILTTSKFMTMVRTQDWKLVHFLDEPWGQLFDLTADPLEVDNLWDAPEHAEKKREMLAILREWRIRDSYENADLWEDYR